A genomic region of Chlorobaculum parvum NCIB 8327 contains the following coding sequences:
- the rplU gene encoding 50S ribosomal protein L21: MQALIEISDKQFLVQEGDKIFVPKQKAVAGDVIEVKSLMKVGQADSALSEGTAKVKVLDHVRDETIIVFRKKRRKRFQRRNGHRQHMTQVEVMSI; encoded by the coding sequence ATGCAGGCGCTGATCGAGATTTCCGACAAACAGTTTTTGGTACAAGAGGGTGACAAGATTTTTGTCCCCAAGCAGAAGGCCGTTGCAGGCGACGTTATTGAAGTTAAGAGTCTCATGAAGGTCGGTCAGGCAGATTCGGCTTTGAGCGAAGGCACCGCAAAGGTCAAGGTGCTCGACCACGTCAGAGACGAAACCATCATCGTTTTCAGGAAGAAACGCCGCAAGCGTTTCCAGAGACGTAACGGGCACCGTCAGCACATGACCCAGGTCGAAGTGATGTCGATCTGA
- a CDS encoding agmatine deiminase family protein has product MSEPTYFMPPEWAPHASTWLSWPHKLESWPGKFEPVPAVFAELAYQLSRSETVNINVLDDAMEAQARALLKERDPEEQYADRIVFHRIPTNDAWCRDHGPNYVIRIRGEERDKVIMNWEYNAWGGKYEPYDDDNAVPERVAKIQGLPMVSTGMVLEGGAIDVNGAGLLLTTEACLLNPNRNPSLSKAEIEAQLSRYLGIRKVLWLGDGIAGDDTDGHVDDMARFVNENTVVIAVEDDPEDENYKPLQENYELLKTMTGLDEEPLNVVKLPMPEPVFYDGERLPASYANFYIANSVVLVPTYRCSRDQQAIDILQEYFLDRKVIGIDCSDLIWGLGAIHCVTHEEPAG; this is encoded by the coding sequence ATGAGCGAACCGACCTACTTCATGCCGCCCGAGTGGGCGCCGCACGCCTCGACCTGGCTTTCGTGGCCGCACAAGCTCGAATCGTGGCCCGGCAAGTTCGAGCCGGTTCCGGCAGTCTTTGCTGAACTTGCGTATCAGCTCAGCCGCTCCGAAACGGTCAACATCAACGTGCTCGACGATGCGATGGAAGCGCAGGCGCGCGCCTTGCTGAAGGAGCGCGACCCCGAAGAGCAATACGCCGACCGCATCGTCTTTCACCGGATTCCGACCAACGACGCCTGGTGCCGTGACCACGGTCCGAACTACGTCATCCGCATTCGCGGTGAAGAGCGTGATAAAGTCATCATGAATTGGGAGTACAACGCCTGGGGCGGTAAGTACGAGCCGTACGACGACGACAACGCCGTTCCGGAGCGCGTGGCGAAGATTCAGGGCCTGCCGATGGTTTCGACTGGCATGGTGCTCGAAGGCGGCGCGATCGACGTCAACGGTGCGGGCCTTCTGCTCACCACCGAAGCGTGCCTGCTCAACCCCAACCGCAACCCCTCGCTGAGCAAAGCCGAGATTGAAGCGCAGCTCTCGCGCTACCTCGGCATCCGCAAAGTGCTCTGGCTCGGCGATGGCATCGCAGGCGACGACACCGATGGCCACGTCGATGACATGGCTCGCTTCGTCAACGAGAACACCGTCGTCATCGCTGTCGAGGATGATCCGGAGGACGAAAACTACAAGCCGCTTCAGGAGAACTACGAGCTCCTCAAAACCATGACTGGCCTCGACGAAGAGCCGCTCAACGTCGTCAAGCTCCCCATGCCTGAACCAGTGTTCTACGACGGCGAGCGCCTCCCCGCCAGCTACGCCAATTTCTACATTGCCAACAGCGTCGTGCTGGTGCCGACCTACCGCTGCTCACGCGATCAGCAGGCCATTGACATCCTGCAAGAATATTTCCTTGATCGCAAGGTCATCGGCATCGATTGCAGTGATCTGATCTGGGGGCTGGGTGCGATTCACTGCGTGACGCACGAAGAACCGGCGGGGTGA
- a CDS encoding 1,4-dihydroxy-2-naphthoate polyprenyltransferase, whose product MSVSTSSQPSAFQAWMLAIRPKTLPAGAMPVVIGSALAAADGVFRPLPALVALICALGIQIATNFINEIYDFRKGADTAERLGPTRTVAAGIITEQTMTRVSIALGISVFVLGLYLVAIGGWPIFLIGVLSLLFAWAYTGGPFPIAYSGLGDVFVFIFFGLVAVGGTYYVQALSLPTAVLVAAAAPGAFSVCILLVNNIRDIATDRKVGKMTLPARIGAPAARAFYVALTVLAYAVPVWLVVSAGYSPWCLASLVSLPLAIGQVRTLYASEGQALNAVLAGTGKVLTVHGVLFSAGLVIPNIISIFRS is encoded by the coding sequence ATGTCCGTTTCGACCTCTTCACAGCCCTCGGCGTTTCAGGCATGGATGCTGGCCATCCGACCGAAGACGCTACCGGCGGGCGCGATGCCGGTGGTGATCGGTTCGGCGCTCGCAGCGGCTGACGGCGTTTTCCGCCCACTTCCCGCGCTGGTGGCGCTTATCTGTGCGCTCGGCATCCAGATTGCCACCAACTTCATCAACGAGATTTACGACTTCCGCAAAGGGGCCGATACCGCTGAGCGCCTCGGCCCGACGCGCACGGTCGCTGCAGGAATCATCACCGAGCAGACGATGACGCGGGTCTCCATCGCGCTCGGCATTTCGGTGTTCGTGCTCGGCTTGTACCTTGTCGCCATCGGCGGCTGGCCGATCTTCTTGATCGGCGTGCTCTCGCTGCTCTTCGCCTGGGCATACACCGGAGGGCCGTTTCCCATCGCCTACTCCGGTTTGGGCGACGTGTTCGTTTTCATCTTTTTCGGCCTCGTGGCGGTTGGCGGCACCTACTACGTGCAGGCGCTTTCGCTGCCGACGGCGGTGCTCGTGGCCGCCGCCGCGCCCGGCGCGTTTTCGGTCTGCATCCTTTTGGTGAACAATATCCGCGACATTGCCACCGACCGCAAAGTCGGCAAGATGACGCTTCCGGCCCGCATCGGTGCTCCGGCGGCCCGCGCGTTCTACGTTGCGCTGACCGTGCTCGCTTATGCCGTGCCGGTCTGGCTCGTCGTCAGTGCCGGATATTCGCCGTGGTGTCTCGCGAGTCTCGTCAGCCTGCCGCTCGCCATCGGCCAGGTGCGCACGCTGTACGCCTCCGAAGGTCAGGCGCTGAATGCGGTGCTTGCCGGTACCGGCAAGGTGCTGACCGTGCACGGCGTGCTCTTTTCCGCCGGGCTTGTCATTCCCAACATCATTTCGATTTTTCGTTCATGA
- a CDS encoding NfeD family protein encodes MFTPELIWFICGVVLALLEFAVPGVILVFFGVGAWITALTTYLGLTESTASQLLVFASTSVILLFFLRSHIRSRFSGFVSDSQSPEQNLDEFTGKSVVVLEEITPMKPGKVEFKGAPWHAESNETFKSGEIGLIEKAEGLTLIIKKRGA; translated from the coding sequence ATGTTTACACCTGAACTCATATGGTTCATTTGCGGTGTGGTGCTGGCTTTGCTGGAGTTCGCCGTGCCGGGAGTGATCCTTGTCTTTTTCGGAGTAGGAGCGTGGATCACCGCCCTGACGACCTATTTGGGGCTGACCGAAAGCACCGCTTCCCAGCTTCTGGTTTTTGCCAGCACCTCAGTTATTCTCCTGTTTTTCCTGCGGAGCCATATCCGATCCCGATTTTCAGGATTTGTGAGCGATAGTCAGTCGCCGGAACAGAATCTGGATGAATTTACCGGCAAATCGGTTGTCGTGCTGGAAGAGATCACCCCTATGAAGCCCGGCAAAGTCGAATTCAAAGGTGCGCCCTGGCATGCAGAATCTAATGAGACGTTTAAGTCGGGCGAGATCGGTCTTATCGAAAAAGCAGAAGGATTGACACTCATCATTAAAAAACGAGGAGCTTAA
- the mutS gene encoding DNA mismatch repair protein MutS, which yields MAKSAQGRKKEPTPMMRQYLEVKERYPEYVLLFRVGDFYETFLDDAVTVSAALNIVLTKRSNGSAGEIPLAGFPHHASEGYIAKLVTKGFKVAVCDQVEDPALAKGIVKREITDIVTPGITYSDKILDDRHNNYLCAVALFKRGREHLAGVAFVDVTTAEFRMTELPVAELKDFLQSLHPSEILISSRDKELRDSLAKSMNTLFTVLDEWMFSAEQASQVLENHFKTHSLKGFGIDGVEGGRIAAGAILQYLEEAKQGSLKYLVRIGLVESAETMTLDIQTRRNLEIISSMQDGSLNGSLLEVIDRTKNPMGARLLRRWLLHPLRKLEAVVQRHDAVEELLESDSMREESRQLLGGIIDLERALARIATSRAMPREVRLLGSSFALIPQLKAMLASCEAQRLRHLADRLDSLPELAETIERALDPEASGTLRDGGYIRAGYHEELDELRAISSGARDRLLEIQQAERSKTSISTLKVQYNKVFGYYIEVSRANSDKVPEYYEKKQTLVNAERYTIPALKEYEEKILTAEEKSQFLEHRLFQELCAAVAAEAASIQKTAAALAELDCLACFASCADEYRYCRPAMNEGTELSITGGRHPVLERILGADEPYVANDCRVGSDQQLLIITGPNMAGKSSYLRQAGLVVLLAQVGSFVPAESAEIGLVDRIFTRVGASDNLTSGESTFLVEMNEAASILNNATERSLLLLDEIGRGTSTFDGMSIAWSMCEFIHDRLRARTLFATHYHELAELESRFERIVNFNATVVETADTVIFLRKIVRGASDNSYGIEVAKMAGMPPEVIERAREILAGMERREVEVPTQREAPPRVVSQQISLFEEEESRLRKALSGIDINRLTPLDAMMELKRLQDIALGKSKA from the coding sequence ATGGCAAAAAGCGCTCAGGGCCGTAAAAAAGAACCGACACCGATGATGCGCCAGTATCTCGAGGTCAAGGAGCGTTATCCCGAGTATGTACTGCTGTTCCGCGTGGGTGATTTCTACGAAACCTTTCTTGACGATGCCGTGACGGTTTCGGCGGCGCTGAATATCGTGCTGACGAAGCGCTCGAACGGCAGCGCTGGCGAGATTCCGCTGGCCGGGTTTCCGCATCATGCCAGCGAGGGGTATATCGCCAAGCTGGTGACAAAAGGGTTCAAGGTGGCGGTGTGCGATCAGGTTGAAGACCCGGCGCTCGCCAAGGGGATTGTCAAGCGGGAGATCACCGACATTGTGACGCCAGGCATAACCTACAGCGACAAAATTCTCGACGACCGCCATAACAACTACCTCTGCGCGGTGGCGCTGTTCAAGCGGGGGCGCGAGCATCTGGCGGGCGTGGCGTTTGTCGATGTGACCACCGCCGAGTTCCGGATGACCGAGCTGCCGGTGGCCGAGCTGAAGGATTTTCTTCAGTCGCTCCATCCTTCCGAAATCCTTATTTCCTCACGTGACAAAGAGCTGCGCGACAGCTTGGCCAAGAGCATGAACACGCTTTTTACGGTGCTCGATGAGTGGATGTTCAGCGCCGAGCAGGCTTCCCAAGTCCTGGAAAATCATTTTAAAACGCACTCGCTCAAGGGGTTCGGTATTGACGGTGTTGAGGGCGGACGGATCGCGGCGGGCGCTATCCTGCAATACCTCGAAGAGGCGAAACAGGGGAGTCTGAAGTACCTTGTGCGGATCGGCCTGGTCGAGAGTGCGGAGACCATGACGCTCGACATCCAGACGCGGCGGAATCTCGAAATCATCTCCTCGATGCAGGATGGTTCGCTGAACGGAAGCCTGCTCGAAGTGATCGACCGGACGAAAAACCCGATGGGGGCGCGGCTGTTAAGGCGCTGGCTGTTGCATCCGCTCCGGAAGCTCGAGGCGGTCGTGCAGCGGCACGACGCGGTCGAGGAGTTGCTGGAGTCGGATTCGATGCGCGAGGAGTCACGTCAGTTGCTCGGCGGGATCATTGATCTGGAGCGCGCGCTGGCGCGTATCGCCACGTCGCGGGCGATGCCGCGTGAGGTGCGTTTGCTCGGCTCCTCGTTCGCACTGATTCCGCAGCTCAAGGCGATGCTTGCATCGTGTGAGGCGCAGCGGTTGCGCCATCTCGCCGACCGACTCGATTCACTGCCGGAGCTGGCCGAAACCATCGAGCGGGCGCTCGATCCCGAGGCGTCGGGGACGTTACGTGACGGCGGCTACATCCGCGCCGGGTACCACGAGGAGCTCGACGAGCTGCGGGCGATCTCGTCCGGGGCGCGTGACCGGCTGCTCGAAATTCAGCAGGCGGAACGGAGCAAGACCTCGATTTCGACGTTGAAGGTGCAGTACAACAAGGTGTTCGGCTACTACATCGAGGTGAGCCGCGCCAACAGCGACAAGGTGCCGGAGTATTACGAAAAGAAGCAGACGCTGGTCAACGCCGAGCGCTACACGATTCCGGCGCTGAAGGAGTACGAGGAGAAAATCCTGACCGCCGAGGAGAAGAGCCAGTTCCTCGAACACCGGCTGTTTCAGGAGCTGTGCGCCGCGGTTGCCGCCGAGGCGGCCTCGATCCAGAAAACCGCCGCCGCGCTGGCCGAGCTGGACTGCCTTGCCTGCTTCGCCAGTTGCGCCGACGAGTACCGCTACTGCCGTCCGGCGATGAACGAGGGGACGGAGCTGTCGATCACTGGCGGACGCCATCCGGTGCTCGAACGCATTCTCGGCGCGGACGAACCGTACGTCGCCAACGACTGCCGGGTCGGTTCCGACCAGCAACTGCTCATCATCACCGGCCCGAACATGGCCGGTAAAAGCTCGTACCTGCGGCAGGCAGGCCTCGTGGTGCTGCTCGCGCAGGTGGGCAGTTTCGTGCCCGCCGAGTCTGCCGAGATCGGTCTTGTTGATCGGATTTTCACCCGCGTCGGCGCGTCGGATAACCTCACCTCCGGCGAGAGCACCTTCCTCGTGGAGATGAACGAGGCGGCGAGCATCCTCAACAATGCGACCGAACGAAGCCTGCTGTTGCTCGATGAGATCGGGCGCGGCACCAGCACTTTCGATGGCATGTCGATCGCCTGGTCGATGTGCGAGTTCATCCACGACCGGCTCCGCGCCCGTACGCTCTTCGCCACGCACTACCACGAGCTGGCCGAGCTGGAGTCGCGCTTCGAGCGCATTGTCAACTTCAACGCCACGGTGGTCGAGACCGCCGACACGGTGATCTTTCTGCGCAAGATCGTGCGCGGCGCGTCGGACAACAGCTACGGCATCGAGGTGGCTAAAATGGCCGGAATGCCGCCGGAGGTGATCGAGCGGGCGAGGGAGATTCTGGCCGGAATGGAGAGGCGCGAGGTCGAGGTGCCGACGCAGCGCGAGGCTCCGCCGAGGGTTGTTTCGCAGCAGATTTCGCTCTTCGAGGAGGAGGAAAGCCGCCTGCGCAAGGCGCTGTCCGGCATCGACATCAACCGTCTGACGCCGCTCGACGCGATGATGGAGCTGAAGCGGTTGCAGGACATCGCCCTCGGCAAATCGAAGGCCTGA
- a CDS encoding carbon-nitrogen hydrolase: protein MNTDQVRVALVQMSCVENPQENLAKAEKCIREAAAGGANIVCLQELFTTLYFCQTEEYEPFAYAEPIPGPSTAALQELAAELGVVIVASLFEIRARGVHHNTAAVIDADGSYLGKYRKMHIPDDPGFYEKFYFIPGDLGYRIFKTRFGNIGVLICWDQWYPEAARLTALRGADIIFYPTAIGWATSETSQEVRASQQQAWKTVQLGHSVANGVYVAAANRAGTEGELEFWGNSFVSDPFGQVIAEAAHSNEEILYADCDFSKIGFYRSHWPFMRDRRIDSYGDITRRWIDE from the coding sequence ATGAACACCGATCAGGTTCGCGTTGCGCTCGTCCAGATGAGCTGCGTTGAAAACCCGCAGGAGAATCTTGCAAAAGCCGAGAAGTGCATCCGTGAGGCTGCGGCGGGCGGGGCGAACATCGTCTGCCTGCAAGAGCTGTTCACCACGCTCTACTTCTGCCAGACCGAGGAGTACGAGCCGTTCGCGTATGCCGAGCCGATTCCCGGCCCCTCGACCGCCGCATTGCAGGAGCTTGCCGCCGAACTCGGCGTGGTGATTGTGGCATCGCTGTTCGAGATTCGCGCCCGTGGCGTGCATCACAACACGGCAGCGGTGATCGACGCCGACGGCAGCTACCTCGGCAAGTACCGTAAGATGCACATCCCGGATGACCCCGGCTTTTACGAAAAGTTCTACTTCATTCCCGGCGACCTCGGCTACAGGATTTTCAAGACGCGCTTTGGCAACATTGGCGTACTGATCTGCTGGGATCAGTGGTATCCCGAAGCGGCGCGGCTTACGGCGCTTCGCGGAGCGGACATCATCTTTTATCCAACGGCTATCGGCTGGGCGACCTCCGAGACTTCACAGGAGGTTCGCGCGAGCCAGCAGCAGGCGTGGAAAACCGTGCAGCTCGGCCATTCCGTGGCGAACGGCGTTTACGTGGCGGCGGCCAACCGCGCGGGCACGGAGGGCGAGCTGGAGTTCTGGGGCAACAGCTTCGTCTCCGACCCTTTTGGGCAGGTGATTGCTGAAGCCGCGCACAGCAACGAAGAGATTCTCTACGCCGACTGCGACTTCTCGAAGATCGGCTTCTACCGCTCGCACTGGCCTTTTATGCGCGACCGCCGGATCGACTCGTACGGCGACATCACGCGGCGCTGGATTGACGAATAA
- the mdh gene encoding malate dehydrogenase — protein MKITVIGAGNVGATTAFRIADKKLARELVLLDVVEGIPQGKGLDMYETGPVGLFDTKITGSNDYADTADSDIVIITAGLPRKPGMTREDLLMKNAGIVKEVTDNIMKHSKNPIIIVVSNPLDIMTHVAWVRSGLPKERVIGMAGVLDAARFRSFIAMELGVSMQDINACVLGGHGDAMVPVVKYTTVAGIPISDLLPAETIDKLVERTRNGGAEIVEHLKQGSAFYAPASSVVEMVESIVLDRKRVLPCAVGLEGQYGIDKTFVGVPVKLGRNGVEQIYEINLDQADLDLLQKSAKIVDENCKMLESTIG, from the coding sequence ATGAAAATCACCGTTATTGGCGCAGGCAACGTTGGGGCAACCACGGCTTTCCGTATTGCAGACAAAAAGCTTGCCAGAGAGCTCGTGCTGCTCGATGTCGTTGAAGGTATTCCTCAGGGCAAGGGACTCGACATGTATGAAACGGGACCGGTAGGCCTTTTCGACACCAAAATCACCGGTTCGAACGACTACGCCGATACGGCGGATTCCGATATCGTCATCATCACTGCCGGTCTGCCCAGAAAGCCCGGCATGACGCGCGAAGACCTGCTGATGAAGAACGCAGGCATCGTGAAGGAGGTGACCGACAACATCATGAAGCACTCGAAAAACCCGATCATCATCGTGGTTTCCAATCCGCTCGACATCATGACCCACGTGGCATGGGTGCGCAGCGGACTGCCGAAAGAGCGGGTCATCGGCATGGCCGGCGTGCTCGACGCAGCGCGCTTCCGCTCGTTCATCGCGATGGAGCTCGGCGTCTCGATGCAGGACATCAACGCCTGCGTGCTCGGCGGCCACGGTGATGCCATGGTGCCGGTGGTCAAATACACTACCGTCGCGGGCATTCCGATTTCGGACCTCCTCCCCGCCGAAACCATCGACAAGCTGGTCGAGCGCACCCGCAACGGCGGTGCGGAGATCGTCGAGCACCTCAAGCAGGGCTCAGCCTTCTACGCTCCGGCCTCCTCGGTGGTCGAGATGGTCGAATCGATTGTGCTCGACCGCAAGCGTGTGCTCCCCTGCGCCGTCGGCCTCGAAGGCCAGTACGGCATCGACAAAACCTTCGTCGGCGTCCCGGTCAAGCTCGGCCGCAACGGCGTCGAACAGATCTACGAAATCAACCTCGACCAGGCCGATCTCGACCTCTTGCAGAAATCTGCCAAGATCGTCGATGAGAACTGCAAAATGCTCGAATCGACCATTGGATGA
- the rpmA gene encoding 50S ribosomal protein L27, protein MAHKKGGGSTKNGRDSNPKYLGVKAAGGSTVNAGTIILRQRGTAIKPGDNAGLGKDHTIFALVDGTVHFRNGRNNKKQVDIIPS, encoded by the coding sequence ATGGCACATAAAAAAGGCGGCGGCTCAACCAAAAACGGCCGCGATAGCAATCCGAAATACCTCGGCGTGAAAGCCGCAGGCGGTTCGACCGTGAACGCGGGAACCATCATTCTCCGTCAGCGTGGCACGGCCATCAAGCCTGGTGACAACGCCGGTCTTGGCAAGGATCATACCATCTTCGCCCTTGTCGATGGCACCGTTCATTTCAGGAACGGCCGCAACAACAAAAAACAGGTCGATATCATCCCCTCCTGA
- a CDS encoding SPFH domain-containing protein, translating into MDISTFIAFVFVVLVVVTVFQTARIVPQKTAFIIERLGKYSTTLDAGFHILIPFMDKVAYKHSLKEVAVDVPAQTCITKDNIAVEVDGVLYMQVMDAKKASYGIEDYLFASSQLAQTTMRSEIGKLELDRTFEEREAINAAIISAVDKASDPWGVKITRYEIKNITPPQSVRDALEKQMRAEREKRAAIAESEGARQSKINVAEGEKQQAIALSEGEKQKRINEAEGRAKEIELVAIATAEGIRKIAEAIKEPGGQDAVNLRVAEQYIKEFGNLAKENNTVIIPSTLSDVGGMVGALTTMLKTTGKTSV; encoded by the coding sequence ATGGATATCTCAACGTTTATAGCATTTGTCTTTGTTGTGCTTGTGGTCGTTACGGTTTTCCAGACCGCGCGTATCGTTCCGCAAAAGACAGCCTTCATCATCGAGCGCCTGGGAAAATACTCTACGACGTTGGATGCTGGATTCCATATCCTTATCCCTTTTATGGACAAAGTGGCGTACAAGCACTCCCTGAAAGAGGTTGCCGTGGACGTACCGGCGCAAACCTGCATCACCAAGGATAACATTGCGGTTGAAGTGGATGGCGTGCTCTACATGCAGGTGATGGATGCGAAAAAAGCGAGCTACGGCATCGAAGACTATCTCTTCGCTTCATCGCAGCTTGCGCAGACAACCATGCGATCGGAAATCGGAAAGCTGGAGCTTGACAGAACCTTTGAAGAGCGGGAGGCCATTAACGCCGCAATCATCTCAGCGGTGGACAAGGCTTCGGATCCCTGGGGCGTGAAAATCACCCGCTACGAAATAAAGAACATCACCCCGCCGCAGAGCGTCAGGGACGCCCTTGAAAAGCAGATGCGCGCGGAGAGGGAAAAGCGCGCAGCCATTGCTGAATCCGAGGGCGCGAGGCAGTCAAAGATCAATGTCGCCGAGGGTGAAAAGCAGCAGGCGATTGCGCTGTCGGAGGGTGAAAAACAGAAAAGAATCAATGAAGCTGAAGGCCGGGCGAAGGAGATCGAGCTTGTGGCCATTGCGACTGCCGAGGGGATTCGTAAAATTGCCGAGGCGATCAAGGAGCCTGGCGGGCAGGATGCTGTCAACTTGAGAGTTGCCGAACAGTATATCAAGGAGTTTGGCAATCTGGCTAAAGAGAACAACACGGTCATCATTCCGTCTACGCTCAGTGATGTCGGGGGAATGGTTGGCGCGTTGACGACTATGCTTAAAACGACGGGGAAAACGTCGGTGTGA
- a CDS encoding CCE_0567 family metalloprotein yields MSEEAKELKKELAKRKRMAIDIASEIHDIVEDSLWVDYNKMPGLAEKLVVAVQEANQFKAENGL; encoded by the coding sequence ATGTCAGAAGAGGCCAAAGAACTGAAAAAAGAGCTGGCGAAGCGTAAACGGATGGCAATCGATATTGCATCGGAGATTCATGATATCGTCGAAGATTCGCTTTGGGTAGACTACAACAAGATGCCCGGGCTTGCCGAAAAGCTTGTGGTCGCCGTGCAGGAGGCCAACCAGTTCAAGGCTGAAAACGGTCTCTGA
- a CDS encoding M48 family metallopeptidase, producing MNLFGQIILFTLIGTWLIKLAADLLNLRAASPTLPEAFRDIYDPAEYRRSQEYLRANTKFSLISSTFDLALLLVFWFAGGFNWLDQLIRALGFDPVVNGVLYIGALLLFQGVINLPFSIWHTFVLEEKFGFNQTTPKVFAADLIKTVLLSAVIGAPVLAAILWFFQSAGPLGWLWAWGGVTAFSLLLQYVAPTWIMPMFNKFEPLEDGELRKSIMDYAAEVRFPLTGIYVMDGSKRSAKGNAFFTGFGKNKRIALFDTLIKNHSTGELVAVLAHEIGHFKKKHILMSMVLSMLNLGVVFYLLSLFMNNRMLFDAFDMQQTSVYASLLFFMLLYNPVEFIISILMQMLSRRNEFEADNYAVTTYRNGALLADALKKLSRQNLSNLTPHPFNVFLNYSHPPVLQRVERIEAAARH from the coding sequence ATGAACCTGTTTGGCCAAATCATTCTCTTCACGCTCATCGGCACCTGGCTCATCAAACTTGCCGCCGACCTGCTGAACCTCCGCGCCGCCTCGCCGACGCTTCCCGAGGCGTTCCGCGACATCTATGATCCAGCGGAGTACCGTCGTTCGCAGGAATATCTCCGGGCCAACACGAAATTCTCGCTCATCAGCTCGACCTTCGATCTCGCGCTGCTGCTCGTTTTCTGGTTCGCGGGCGGCTTCAACTGGCTCGACCAGCTCATCCGGGCGTTGGGCTTTGATCCCGTCGTCAACGGCGTGCTCTACATCGGAGCGCTGCTACTCTTCCAGGGCGTCATCAACCTGCCGTTCAGCATCTGGCACACCTTCGTGCTCGAAGAGAAGTTCGGCTTCAACCAGACCACGCCGAAGGTGTTCGCCGCCGACCTTATCAAAACAGTGCTGCTCTCTGCCGTCATCGGTGCGCCGGTGCTGGCGGCGATTCTCTGGTTCTTCCAGAGCGCTGGGCCGCTCGGCTGGCTCTGGGCGTGGGGTGGCGTGACCGCGTTCAGTCTGCTTCTGCAATATGTTGCGCCGACCTGGATCATGCCGATGTTCAACAAGTTCGAGCCGCTCGAAGATGGCGAGCTGCGGAAGTCGATCATGGATTACGCCGCCGAGGTACGCTTTCCGCTCACCGGAATCTACGTCATGGACGGCTCGAAGCGCTCGGCGAAGGGTAACGCCTTTTTCACCGGATTCGGCAAGAACAAGCGCATCGCGCTGTTCGACACGCTCATCAAGAACCACTCGACCGGTGAGCTGGTGGCCGTCCTCGCGCACGAAATCGGCCACTTCAAAAAGAAGCACATCCTCATGTCGATGGTGCTCAGTATGCTCAACCTCGGCGTGGTTTTCTACCTGCTCTCGCTCTTCATGAATAACCGGATGCTCTTCGACGCCTTCGACATGCAGCAGACTTCGGTCTATGCAAGCCTGCTCTTTTTCATGCTGCTCTACAATCCGGTGGAGTTCATCATTTCGATTCTGATGCAGATGCTCTCGCGGCGCAACGAATTCGAGGCCGACAACTACGCCGTCACGACCTATCGGAATGGCGCTCTGCTGGCTGACGCGCTCAAGAAGCTTTCGCGGCAGAACCTCTCGAACCTGACGCCGCATCCGTTCAACGTGTTCCTGAACTACTCCCATCCGCCGGTCTTGCAGCGCGTCGAAAGGATCGAAGCGGCAGCCCGGCACTAA